Proteins co-encoded in one Hyla sarda isolate aHylSar1 chromosome 4, aHylSar1.hap1, whole genome shotgun sequence genomic window:
- the LOC130367208 gene encoding olfactory receptor 11A1-like, whose product MTKTDRSTKCVHGYRHESYISSTSLSQTIHEILKKNQTRIEEFFLLGFQNLGHFRVPFFILVALLYASTVAANLSIFSLILNSSQKMKSPMYVFLSHLSLSDIFISSSVAPKTLQVILLGNISVPFLECIAQLYLYGVATNLECCLLTVMSYDRYLAICRPLRYMSIMNAKLLNGLLTYSWMMGFLLPLIVLQLDFCGPNVIDHFFCDMIPLLELSCTDQTLVNIEISIITLFVGLLQMLFIVITYSLIFYSIFHMSSKAGKEKAFSTCSSHLAVVCAFYGTLIILYLSPARGNSFSLNKMLSLINTVVTPFFNPIIYTLRNREIRMALKVLLCC is encoded by the exons ATGACAAAGACGGACAGGTCCACCAAATGTGTGCATGGGTACCGACATGAGAGCTACATCTCCAGCACATCTTTGAGTCAGACAATCCAT GAAATTCTAAAGAAGAACCAGACCAGGATTGAGGAATTTTTCTTACTTGGTTTTCAAAATCTTGGCCATTTCCGTGTTCCATTTTTCATCCTCGTTGCTTTACTTTACGCATCTACTGTGGCTGCAAATCTGTCAATCTTCTCCCTAATATTAAACTCCAGCCAAAAAATGAAATCTCCTATGTACGTGTTCCTCAGTCACCTCTCGCTCTCAGATATCTTCATCAGCTCATCGGTTGCTCCCAAAACCCTACAGGTCATTTTATTGGGTAATATAAGTGTGCCCTTTCTTGAGTGCATTGCCCAGTTATATCTCTATGGAGTCGCCACTAATTTGGAATGTTGTCTCCTCACTGTGATGTCTTATGACCGATATTTGGCCATTTGTAGACCATTGAGGTACATGTCCATCATGAACGCTAAACTTCTCAATGGTCTTCTCACATACTCATGGATGATGGGGTTTCTGCTGCCTCTCATTGTCCTCCAACTAGATTTCTGTGGGCCAAATGTCATCGACCATTTCTTTTGTGACATGATTCCTCTTTTAGAACTTTCTTGTACTGACCAAACTTTAGTGAACATTGAAATCTCTATTATAACTTTATTTGTTGGCCTTCTCCAGATGCTTTTTATTGTCATCACTTATAGTCTGATATTTTACTCCATTTTTCATATGTCCTCGAAGGCTGGTAAGGAAAAGGCCTTCTCCACTTGTAGCTCCCATCTGGCTGTTGTTTGTGCATTTTATGGGACACTCATCATATTGTACTTATCTCCAGCGAGAGGAAATTCATTCAGCTTAAATAAGATGCTATCCCTCATTAACACTGTGGTGACCCCGTTCTTCAATCCCATCATCTACACTCTGAGGAATCGGGAGATCAGAATGGCCCTTAAAGTCTTACTGTGTTGTTAA